AACCGTGGCAGAGCTGCGGATAGAAACAATCTGTGATCCCGCTTGTATGACGGCGGTTGTGGGCGCGCTGCGCAAAGCTCATCCCTACGAAGAACCCGCCTTTGATATTTTGCCATTGCTTGATGAAGCCAGCTTGAAAGGAGAGTAACCATGTTATATCAACTGGATGACCTGCAGATTCAGTTAGAAGGCCAGGGGCATTTTGTGGCCGAAAACGCGGCGGTGATTGGCAATGTGCTGCTGCAAGATAGCGTGAATATTTGGTTTAACGTGGTTATTCGTGGCGACAATGAGCTGATGACAATTGGTGCCCGGACCAATATTCAAGATGCTGCGGTGCTGCATAGCGATCCGGGTTTTCCGTTGACGATTGCAGAGGATGTCACCGTGGGCCATAAGGCCATGTTGCATGGCTGTAGTATTGGTGCCGGAAGCTTGATTGGTATTAATGCGGTGGTGTTAAACGGCGCCAAGGTTGGTAAGGGTTGCATTATTGGTGCGGGAGCGCTGGTGACTGAAGGCATGGAGATACCCGACGGCGCGATGGTAATGGGCGTGCCAGCCAAGGTGCGGCGCAATTTAAGCGATGAAGAGCGGCAGGGTTTGCTGGCTTCGGCAGCGCACTATGTCGAGAATGGCCAGCGTTATTTGAAGGGGCTAAAACGGCAATGGCAGTCGGAAGAGGGGTGAGCTAAATGGATAAAGCGGATGAGCCCGACACGGTTGAGCAAAAGATTGCCTCGCCCTGTATTTCGGTTTGCGCACTGGATGAAAACGATGTTTGCAGCGGGTGTTTTCGAGACCTCGAAGAAATCGCCCGCTGGTCATCTATGGATAACGAACAAAAGCGGGACGTGTTGCTGCTTTGTCGGGATCGGCGCAAGCAGCGTTTTGGTGATTTTGGCTTAGGATAGTTCGGCTTAGTTGTTCGGCCCTTGCTTTGCTGCAGGATAAGCGACTGTTTCGTGTTGAATTAAAGTCGCTCAGCGTTGTTCTGGCTTCGGGCGGTAAAGGCGCGCACTTTTTGAATTAAGTTGCCTTTCACTTCTGTAATTTCAAAACGGTAATGCTCAAATCTCACGCCTACCGAGGCTTCGGGGAAGGACTCCAGTTTTTCTAGTAGCAGGCCGTTCAGCGTTTTGGGGCCGTCGGTGGGCAGTTCCCATTTTAGTGCTTTGTTGATATCCCGAATTGTCGTGGTGCCATCAATAATATAGCTGCCATCTTGCTGATGAGTAATGTCGTCCGTATCGGTGCTGAGGTTGGAGGTGAACTCCCCGACGATTTCCTCCAGCAAATCTTCCAGGGTGACAATACCCTGCATAACACCGTATTCGTCCACCACAATACCCATGCGGCGTTTTTGTTGTTGAAAGTTAAATAGCTGCGTATTGAGTGGGGTGCCCTCTGGTATGAAGTAGGGGCTGCGCAGAGAATTTAATAGGGCGTCTCGTTGCACTTGCCCCATTTTGTTGACGCTGTTGATGATATCTCGCTGGTGGAGAATGCCGACAATATTGTCGATATCCCCTTGGTACACCGGAATTCGGGTGAATTCGGCATCTCGTAGCTTTTCAATGATAATGTCGGTTTCGGCATCGACGTCGATACCAAAGACCTCGTTGCGAGGGATCATAATATCCTCAACGGTGATCTGCTCCAGATCGAGGATATTCAGCAGCATGCCTTTGTGATGTTTGGGAATCAGGTGTCCGGCGTCGCCAACAATGGTGCGTAGCTCTTCGACCCCAATATGATCAGAGCCATCGCCTCGCTCCACGCCGGTCAGCCTCAATACAGCATGGGTGATGTGGCTGACCAGCCAAATTAGCGGTGTCAAAAACTTACGCAATGGCAGCAGTACGTGGCTAACCGTGTAAGCGACAAACTCTGATTTGTAGGCAGCGATGGTTTTGGGGATGATCTCGGCAAAAATCAAAAAAGCTAGGGTCAGTAAAATAGAGGCAGGGACCACCGCATTGTCGCCATATAGCCGAATGGCAATAACCGTCGCAATGGCGGCGGCTAAATTGTTGACCAGATTGTTGCCGATCAGAATAGTGCTGATCAGGCTGTCCGGATGTTCAAGAAGTTTTGCCGCCCGGCGGGCACCACGATGACCGGATTTGGCCCGGTGGCGGAGACGGTAGCGATTGAGAGACATCATCCCGGTTTCAGAACCCGAGAAAAAAGCCGACATTACGATTAGCGCAGCTAATACACTAAATAGTAGACCCAGCGGTGCTTCGTTCAAAAAGCCAATAACTCCCTAGTAAAATAAAACGCCCATCTTGAATAAAAAGGCAGGTGGGGACAAGCGCGAAGGTGCACGATGTGCAATGAGATTGGTTGCATTTAGCCAATTATCCATTGCAGCACGACTTGGGTACCGATGTAAGCCAGCATTAGGCTTGCGAAGGCCCAAAGTGTCCAGCGGATGGCGGTACGGCTGCGCCAGCCTAAAGTGGTCCGTCCCCAGAGCAGAATGGCAAACAACAGCCAAGCTAATACTGAAAACACGGTTTTGTGTACTAAATGCTGGGCAAACAAATCTTGTACATAAAGCGCACCGCTGCCAATAGCCAAGGTTAATAAGGCAAAACCGGCCCAAATTAATTCAAACAACATGGCTTCCATGGTTTGCAGTGGCGGCAGTACGCTGGTTAATCCCAGTAGGCGATGTTCTTTTAAGCGTTTGTCTTGTATGGCCAGCACCACCGCCTGGGCCGCCGCAACGGACAGTACACTGTAAGCCAAAATAGAGAAGATAATGTGACTGAATACGCCGGGACTGACGTGTTTCATTATTTCGTGATTCACCGGCAGGGTAATTTCGGCCAGCAAAAATAGGGTAGCAAGAGGGTATAGCGCCACCAGCAAGTTGTGAATCGGCCGCCGCAGGCTGGTGCTGAGTGTGACCAAGCAGATTACCCAGCTAATTAATGACAGGGTTTGCGGTAGGCCAAGGTCAATACCATTGGGCGTGTGAATAGCAGTAATAGCAGCCAGGGAGTGAGCGATCACCGCAAGCAATCCCACAAGGGTTGCCCCGACAGGGTTGTTCCGGTGCTTGATCTGCAAAACTTGCAGTCCGGTTGCGGCGCAATACAGCGTAATAGCCGCGATGCTCAGGTATACATTCATTCAGGTTTACTGGCCGTATTGTTGTCTTGCCGATATTTGGGTGTCATAACGCGCAACCGCATTGGGTCCCGCTGCCGACTCGGTTATACTGCTGCCCATTAGCGTGTCCGTCGGGTGCTGACGAGGCAGAGGCAGATTGTAAGCGCGATAGCGCAGAGCTGTCGACTCGTAGCCATAATTACCCGCGCCATATCCAGTTTGATTTAGAGATTTAAGAGAGCAAAGCATGTTTGATAGCTTGCAGGAACGTCTTTCCCAAACCTTGCGCCACGTCACCGGTCAGGCGCGATTGAGTGAAGACAATATAAAAGATGCCATGCGAGATGTGCGGATGGCCTTGTTGGAAGCCGACGTAGCCCTGCCCGTGGTCAAGGACTTTGTGGAAGCGGTGCGCAGTCGTGCGGTGGGGCAGGAGGTCAGCAAAAGCCTTAGTCCGGGGCAGATGTTTGTCAAAATTGTCCAGCAAGAGCTGGAAAACATCATGGGCCAAACCAATGAGTCTCTGAATCTTGCTGTGCAGCCTCCCGCTGTGATTTTAATGGCGGGCCTGCAAGGGGCGGGTAAAACCACCTCGGTGGCAAAGCTCGCCAAATACCTAAAAGAAAAACAGAAGAAAAAAGTATTGGTGGTGTCTGCCGATATTTATCGACCTGCTGCGATCAAGCAGCTGGAAACGGTAGCCAATGAGGTCGGGGCCGCGTTTTTTCCTAGCACCATTGAGCAAAAGCCGGTGGATATTGCCAATGGCGCTATTGCTGAAGCCAAGCTGAAGTTTTATGACGTGGTGATTGTGGATACGGCCGGTCGCCTTCATATCGACGCGGATATGATGGATGAGATTAAGCAGTTGCACGCGGCGATCAATCCGGTAGAAACCCTGTTTGTGGTCGATGCTATGACCGGGCAGGATGCAGCGAATACCGCGAAGGCGTTTAATGAGGCATTACCGCTTACCGGGGTGATTTTGACCAAAGCTGATGCTGACAGTCGCGGTGGTGCGGCTCTGTCTGTTCGCCATATTACGGGCAAGCCGATTAAGTTTATTGGTACCGGTGAAAAAACCGATGCTTTAGACCCTTTCTATCCCGATAGGATTGCCTCCCGAATTTTAGGGATGGGGGATATTCTTTCTCTGATTGACGAGGCCGAAGCCAAGCTCGATAAGCAGAAAGCAGAAAAGCTCGCCAAAAAAATCAAGAAAGGTAAAAAGTTTGACCTGGAGGACCTCCGGGACCAGTTGCAACAAATGCAGCAAATGGGTGGGCTTGGCGGTTTGATGGATAAATTGCCAGGCATGGGTAATATGTCGCAAATGGCCCAGGGTCAGCTAGATAGCAAAATGTTTACCCGTATGGAGGCAATTATTAACTCCATGACTCCGGCTGAACGTCGCAACCCCGATGTTCTTAACGGCTCTCGCAAACGCCGTATTACAGTGGGTTCTGGTACTGAAATTCAA
The DNA window shown above is from Spongiibacter sp. IMCC21906 and carries:
- a CDS encoding HlyC/CorC family transporter encodes the protein MNEAPLGLLFSVLAALIVMSAFFSGSETGMMSLNRYRLRHRAKSGHRGARRAAKLLEHPDSLISTILIGNNLVNNLAAAIATVIAIRLYGDNAVVPASILLTLAFLIFAEIIPKTIAAYKSEFVAYTVSHVLLPLRKFLTPLIWLVSHITHAVLRLTGVERGDGSDHIGVEELRTIVGDAGHLIPKHHKGMLLNILDLEQITVEDIMIPRNEVFGIDVDAETDIIIEKLRDAEFTRIPVYQGDIDNIVGILHQRDIINSVNKMGQVQRDALLNSLRSPYFIPEGTPLNTQLFNFQQQKRRMGIVVDEYGVMQGIVTLEDLLEEIVGEFTSNLSTDTDDITHQQDGSYIIDGTTTIRDINKALKWELPTDGPKTLNGLLLEKLESFPEASVGVRFEHYRFEITEVKGNLIQKVRAFTARSQNNAERL
- a CDS encoding inner membrane protein YpjD, translating into MNVYLSIAAITLYCAATGLQVLQIKHRNNPVGATLVGLLAVIAHSLAAITAIHTPNGIDLGLPQTLSLISWVICLVTLSTSLRRPIHNLLVALYPLATLFLLAEITLPVNHEIMKHVSPGVFSHIIFSILAYSVLSVAAAQAVVLAIQDKRLKEHRLLGLTSVLPPLQTMEAMLFELIWAGFALLTLAIGSGALYVQDLFAQHLVHKTVFSVLAWLLFAILLWGRTTLGWRSRTAIRWTLWAFASLMLAYIGTQVVLQWIIG
- a CDS encoding gamma carbonic anhydrase family protein, whose product is MLYQLDDLQIQLEGQGHFVAENAAVIGNVLLQDSVNIWFNVVIRGDNELMTIGARTNIQDAAVLHSDPGFPLTIAEDVTVGHKAMLHGCSIGAGSLIGINAVVLNGAKVGKGCIIGAGALVTEGMEIPDGAMVMGVPAKVRRNLSDEERQGLLASAAHYVENGQRYLKGLKRQWQSEEG
- a CDS encoding DUF1289 domain-containing protein, which gives rise to MDKADEPDTVEQKIASPCISVCALDENDVCSGCFRDLEEIARWSSMDNEQKRDVLLLCRDRRKQRFGDFGLG
- the ffh gene encoding signal recognition particle protein, producing MFDSLQERLSQTLRHVTGQARLSEDNIKDAMRDVRMALLEADVALPVVKDFVEAVRSRAVGQEVSKSLSPGQMFVKIVQQELENIMGQTNESLNLAVQPPAVILMAGLQGAGKTTSVAKLAKYLKEKQKKKVLVVSADIYRPAAIKQLETVANEVGAAFFPSTIEQKPVDIANGAIAEAKLKFYDVVIVDTAGRLHIDADMMDEIKQLHAAINPVETLFVVDAMTGQDAANTAKAFNEALPLTGVILTKADADSRGGAALSVRHITGKPIKFIGTGEKTDALDPFYPDRIASRILGMGDILSLIDEAEAKLDKQKAEKLAKKIKKGKKFDLEDLRDQLQQMQQMGGLGGLMDKLPGMGNMSQMAQGQLDSKMFTRMEAIINSMTPAERRNPDVLNGSRKRRITVGSGTEIQDLNRLLKQHKQMAKMMKKMGQKGGMTNMMRGMGGMMPPGGGRFPGM